The genomic window GATCGCAAAAAAAACAGATGCTAAAGTTAAAAGTTTATATGTAAGAACATCTAATTCTGATGTTTCAGAAGAAACCAGAAAAGAATTCGAAAAAGAATTTGCTGGAGAAAACGTTGAGTTTTTAGTTCTGCCAAGTGATGATGTAAAAGAAACCATCCTAGACTTTGTGTTATATAAAGACATTGATATTCTAACGACTATAACGCACAAACGCTCTTTCTTTGAAAGTCTTTTTGACTCTAGTTTTTCAAAAAAAATAGCCAAAGAAGTGACCATTCCGATTTTGGTTATGCACGAAGATTAAACAACAATATTGATGATTTTGTGACTTAAAAGCTATATTTGTATTTCAAGCAAAATAATAGAATGAAAGCATATCCAGACAACGTCGCAAAATACTCAGAACTCTATAATAAAACCAACAAAAAATACAACAGCATAAGCCTTTTGAGGTTATTAAGTATTTTTCTTTTCTTGTTTTTTATGTTTTATTACATCAAGACAGATCAAATACTTTATGTTATTCTAGCTGTTTTATCTTTTGCTGGTTTTATTTTTTTTATGAGAATACATTCGCGAGTATCATTTCAAAGATTGCTAGCAGAAACGCTTTTAAAAATTAATAAAAATGAAATTGCTTTCTTAAAAAGAGAAAAAACACCTTTTGAAAACGGCACGGAGTTTATTGATTTTCATCATCCTTATGCCTACGATTTAGATATTTTTGGAGATCACTCTTTGTTTCAAAATCTAAACAGAACCGCTTCTTTTATTGGAAAAAAAACGCTTGCTGAGTTATTACTTCATACGCTGCCTGAAACAGAAATTTTAGAAAATCAGGAAGCTGTAAATGAATTAAAAAGCAAAATTGATTGGCGACAGGAATTTCAGGCTTTAGCAATCATAAGTCAAGATTCTAAACAATCTTATGAAGCTATAAAACATTGGACTTCTTTTACAAATAATTCATTGCCTAAAGTTTTAGTTGCATTATCATTTATTCTTCCTCTAACATTTTTTGGGTTTCTGGCAGCTTATTTTGTTACATCAAAAACTATTATACTTTCTTATTTAACGTATATCTTCATTGCTAATTTAATTGTTTTGGGAAGAGCCGTAAAGAGAATTCAATCGGAAATAGCAAAAGCTGATAATGTCGCTAACATCATAAAGCAATACAGTTTATTGATTGAAAAAATTGAACGTGAGTCTTTCCAATCTAAAAAATTACGTCATTTACAAGAACAATTGAATTTCAAGAATGCGAAAGCAAGCCAACATTTAAAACAGCTTTCTGAGCTGTTTTCAAGAATGGATACGATAAATAACTTTGTAACAGCTACTTTATTCAACGGAACATTCTTATTCAATCTGCATGTTTTAAAAGCATTATTAAAATGGAAAGAAGATTACGCTTCTGAAATGAATCATTGGGTTTCTATTATTGGCGAAATTGAAGCTTTAAATAGTTTAGCTAATCTAGCCTACAATAATGAAGATTTTGTTTTTCCTGAAATCAATTCAGATTATAAAATCGAATTTAAAAATCTAAGCCATCCGTTACTCAATCCTACGACAAGAGTTGGAAATGACACACTATTTCACCCACAATCTTTTGTGATTTTGACTGGTTCAAACATGTCAGGAAAAAGTACTTTTTTGAGAAGTTTAGGCATTAATATGGTATTGAGTGGAATTGGATCAGTTATTTGTGCATCAGAAGCTAAAGTAAATCCATTGCCAGTGCTAGTTTCAATGCGATTATCCGATTCTTTATCTGATTCTGAATCGTACTTTTTTGCTGAAATTAAACGTTTAAAACAGATTATGGATGAACTTGAAAATCAGCCTGCATTTGTTTTATTAGATGAGATTTTAAGAGGCACAAACTCTGATGATAAAAGAAATGGAACAATCGAAGTAGTGAAAAAGATAATTTCTAAAAAAGCCATTGGCGCAATTGCTACTCATGACATAGAAGTTTGTTTGACTACAAATGAATATCCAGAAATTTTGACCAATCAATGTTTTGAAGTTGAGATTCAGAACAACGATTTGCATTTTGATTATAAACTCCGAAACGGAATCTGC from Flavobacterium sp. KACC 22763 includes these protein-coding regions:
- a CDS encoding MutS-related protein, which gives rise to MKAYPDNVAKYSELYNKTNKKYNSISLLRLLSIFLFLFFMFYYIKTDQILYVILAVLSFAGFIFFMRIHSRVSFQRLLAETLLKINKNEIAFLKREKTPFENGTEFIDFHHPYAYDLDIFGDHSLFQNLNRTASFIGKKTLAELLLHTLPETEILENQEAVNELKSKIDWRQEFQALAIISQDSKQSYEAIKHWTSFTNNSLPKVLVALSFILPLTFFGFLAAYFVTSKTIILSYLTYIFIANLIVLGRAVKRIQSEIAKADNVANIIKQYSLLIEKIERESFQSKKLRHLQEQLNFKNAKASQHLKQLSELFSRMDTINNFVTATLFNGTFLFNLHVLKALLKWKEDYASEMNHWVSIIGEIEALNSLANLAYNNEDFVFPEINSDYKIEFKNLSHPLLNPTTRVGNDTLFHPQSFVILTGSNMSGKSTFLRSLGINMVLSGIGSVICASEAKVNPLPVLVSMRLSDSLSDSESYFFAEIKRLKQIMDELENQPAFVLLDEILRGTNSDDKRNGTIEVVKKIISKKAIGAIATHDIEVCLTTNEYPEILTNQCFEVEIQNNDLHFDYKLRNGICKNKSATFLMQKMGVI